DNA sequence from the Methylacidiphilum kamchatkense Kam1 genome:
TGAAAATAGTTCGCCAAAGGCATCCGGAGGTTGAGGACTGTCCGCTAGTTTATGTCTCCACTCCGGACTTCGTTGGAGCATTTCAAGATGGTTGGGGCAAAGCCGTTTCGAAAATGATCGAAGTATTAGTTGAAGAATCTTCTGAAACTGTTAAAGGCCAAATTAATATATTAGCCGGCAGTCATTTGTCAGCTGCAGATATCGAAGAAATTAAGGAAATGGTAGAAGACTTTGGGCTTAGAGCTATCATTTTGCCCGATATTTCAGGATCGCTTGATGGGCATGTTCCCGAGGATTTTACCCCTACAACGATTGGAGGGACACCGTTAGAAAAGCTTAAAGAAATGGGTAAATCGGAGGTTACTATTGCCATAGGTGAACAGATGCGCGCTGCTGCGATGGCACTTGAAATCAAAACAGGAGTTCCTTTTTATATTTTCGAAAGACTGACTGGACTAGCTTCAGTCGATCTTTTTATAGAAAGGCTTTCCATCATTGCTCAAAAACCTGTTCCCAACAAATACCGTCGCCAAAGGTCCCAGCTTGTCGATGCCATGCTCGATTGCCAATTTTATTTTGGGGGTCTTACCATTGCCCTCGGTGCTGAGCCTGACCTGTTGTGGGCCATTGGGAATTTCCTTGTCGAAATGGGAGCAAAAATTACCGTAGCGATAACCACCACAGAATCGGTCCTTCTTCCCAATATGCCCTGTGAAACTGTCACCATAGGTGATCTAGAAGACTTAGAAACCATGGCGAAAGATGCAGATCTCATGCTTACCCATTCCCACGGGCGAGGTGCCTCCCGAAGACTGGGAATTCCTCTCTACCGAATAGGACTTCCCATGTTCGATAGAGTGGGAGCAGCCCACCGCTTGAGCGTTGGGTACCGAGGTAGCCGCAACATCCTTTTTGAAATCACCAACTTGCTTATTGAACAGGAAGAAAAAAAAGAAGAAGAGAAAGAACGAACCCATTTTTATACCTCCCTTTCTGGATGAATTATGAAAGTTGCATTTGCTACACAGGATTTGAATCGAGTGGATGCCCATTTTGGGTGGGCAAAAAATATTGTTATCTATGAAGTCTCCCAAGATGGATATCAACATTTACAAACGGTTAGCTTTGATGGAGAACTTAAAGAGGATGGGAATGAGGACAAATTAGAACCCAAGTTGGAAGTCATAAAAGATTGTTCCATCCTCTATGTTGCAGCCATTGGTGGATCAGGAGCTGCTAGAGTAGTAGCCAAAGGAATCCATCCTATAAAGTCTAACAACTGCGAACCAATTAAAGATATTCTTGTCAAACTCCAGCAGATTCTTAATGGGACACCACCTCCTTGGCTTAGAAAAGCGATGAACAAGGGAAGAGAGAAAATTATGAATTTCGAGGAGGAATAATGATGAAACTTAAGGAAGAAAAAATAGACTCGGAGCTTATCAAAGAATTTATCACTGAACTTGTCAACCAATTACGTGCTCAGGATACGTATGGAAATTGGGAGGGGAAAAAAAATGAGGAACTACTAAAAGATTATATTATTGACGCTCAGAAAAGAAAGGAAATTCCCATTATTGGAGATCCTGATCCTGACATTCTATGGCGAATAGAACTATTTTTTAATGCCGTCGCCTTAACAATAGAAAAAAAGACGGGTGTTCTTGTGGTGCCGATGATGAGTATGCATCATGAAGGCTTTGGAAGAGTGGTTCTTTTTGGAGGAAGACTGGTTGTTATCAATAAAACATTGCGGGATGTACATCGATTCGGTTATCCCTCTTTAGAAAAACTGGGAGAAGCAGGGGCAAAATACGCCACCCTTGGTATTGAAATGATTTCACGTTTCCCCGAGGCTGCAAGATTCGAAGGATAATATTGCCTTGTTTTAGTATAAAGCTTTGGAGTGTTTTCCTGGTGGCTGGAGGAGGGAAAATTGAAAGAAAACAGATCTTTGGTATCAGCAAATCATCTTCTAGCTGGATCATCAGAAAAACTAGTAATCGACCCGCAGCGGCATCCGGACGAAGTGCCAAAAGGTTTTATCTAGTAGAATTTGTTTTTCCTCTACTTACCTTTCTTAAAGAGGATAAAAAGAATAGCTGGCATTTCTAGCCTAGTAGTCGTTTTAGCGCATAGAAAAGGCTTTGATCGTTTTGACCATTCTCTATATAGATAAAGTTGAAAAAAATTTTTATCTCAATTCAAGCTATCCTTGATTAAGCACACTAGATCATCCTATGATCACAAAAGAGTAACAATAACAAAATTCTTGTAGCCTTTTTCTTGAATTCTTCAGATGTGCTGTCAAAGTCTTTTTAAATCCTTTTTTTATGACATCACCTTTTACATATCACAGACAGGGTGTTTCTCATCCATGGCATGACATTTCTCCTGGAATAAATGGGTTGCCTTCTCAATTCAATGCAGTGATTGAAGTCTCAAAAGGTAGTTCCAATAAATATGAGTTGGATAAAGAAACTGGGCTTTTACGCTTAGACAGGGTACTTTATTCAGCCGTTTATTATCCGGCTAACTATGGATTTATTCCTCAAACACTGGCAGAAGATAAGGACCCGTTGGATGTTTTAGTTCTTGGGGATGAGCCTGTCTTACCTATGACTTTAGTTCATGCGCGGACAATAGGGCTAATGGTGATGGAAGACCAGGGACAACTGGATCATAAAGTAGTTTGTGTGCTTACAAGCGATCCAGAATACAGTCATTTGAACGATATTCATGAGCTTCCCATCCATAAGTTACGAGTTATTCGACGATTCTTTGAGGATTACAAGGCATTGGAACATAAAAAGGTAGTAGTAGAAGACTTTCTCCCATCTAAGGAAGCCTTCCCAATTATTGAAGAGTCTTTGGAACGGTATAGAAATTGGAAAATGAACAAAAGGAGTTAATTCTACTACAAATTGCCTCTTTTGTTCCGAACGGGGGGTGCCTAGGCTAGAGATGAATCTGTTTAGATGAAATGAATGCTAGCTAAGCAATCTCTAGTAAAATTTTTTTTCTGATCCAAAAGTTTGTTCAAAAGATTGTTTCATACGTTTTCTTTTGACCCTAAAGTATACTTTTAGCTTTATATTGTCGTATGAGTCAGAAAATAATCAATAGGCCTTTGACCATCGGTAAGGTGGCAAATTTGGCTGGGGTTGGCGTGGAAACGATCCGATTTTATGAACGGAAAGGCTTACTACCGAAGCCGGCACGTTCTCTTTCGGGGTACCGTCTGTTCGATCAAAATGCTTTAAAAACGATAAGCTTTATTAAACGAGCTAAGGAACTAGGTTTATCTTTAAATGAAATCAAAGAACTTCTTTTTTTACCTAAAGAAGGGAGCTGTCAAAGAGTTTTGCAGAAGGTGATGATGAAAATAGAAGATCTTGAAAAAAAATAAAAGATCTACGAAGAATAAAAGAGGGCCTTGAGAACTTAGCAAATAGTTGTCAAAAAAATCGAAACAAAGAGCCTTGTCCAATTCTTTCGGCTTTGGAAGATCGTGAAACATGAACACCACGAAACGAGCTCTTCCTTAATTGTGAAACAATCTCTCTTGGTAATTACTAAACTGTTGGAAAGAAGAGAGAGCCGAACCAATGCTCGCGGACATCGACGCTACTATTTGATGAAATTGCCTCCAATCTTGTTTCATGCGTCAATCTTGCAAAACGCTGGACGATTCTCCTATGCCTGACTCATCAGCTACGGCCAGAGAAGTGGATAGAGAGCTCATCAAGGAGCAACAAAACATAGGCTAGCAAAAGGATCAGCTCCGTGTTAACTGGCACAACAGGACAGATGCCCGACATCTTTTTTAAATGAGAGTGCAGCCAGTTTGATGGCTTCACTCATTGTTAGATAGGGATGGAAGGCATCCACTATGTCTTGTATGGTTAATCCATGTCGGATAGCAAGAACGGCCTCCTGAATAAAATCTCCAGCTGCTGCAGCAAGCAAGTGAGCCCCCAGAAGTTTTCCTGTGTTGGCTTCGCTTACAAGCTTAATTAATCCTCTAGTATCCGAGGAAATAATTGCCTTTGGAACCTCTTTGACTGGAAAAATCGTAGTAATGACATTCAATCCTTCTTTTTTTGCTTGAGCCTCAGTTAAGCCTACACTTGCGATCTGTGGATCGGTGAAAGTCACTCGTGGTAGGGATGAAAAATCAATCGATCGTTTAGCTCCAGTAATAGCATTTTCTGCAGCGACTCCTCCTGTAAAAGCGGATACATAAACAAACTGTGGAAACCCTGCACAATCTCCAGCAGCATAAATGTCAGGATTGGTAGTACGTAGAAATGGATCAACAAGAATTTCTCCTCGATTCCCCTTTTTGACTCCTACCTCTTCGAGTCCTAACTCTGCCGTGTTAGGGCTACGACCTGTTGTGACTAGAATTTTCTCCACCCTTAATCCAGTTTCTTTTTCCCCGTTTTGAATAGAAATAAAACAGCCATTTTCTCCCGTTTTTTCAACATAGCGAACTTGGGTGTTTGTAAAGAGTTCAATCCTTTCTTCTTTTAAATATAGGCTAAGTTGCTCTCTTATTTCAGGTTCTTCGCTCATGGCAATTGAGGGGAGGGCTTCAATGATATTCACCTTCACACCAAATCTGGCGAACATCTGTCCAAGTTCGAGTCCTATAGCTCCTCCACCAATTATGGCAAGAGAAGAGGGTAGAGTTTTTAAACTTAAAGCAGTGGTGCTATCGAGAAAGCCTGTTTCTTTTAACCCAGGAATTGGAGGAATAGATGGAGAGGAGCCAGTAGCTAACAGAATTTTTCTTGAAGTATAGGTTTTATTATTAACGATTAGTTGATTGCCAGCCATCAACCTAGCCTTTCCCTCGATAAGAGAAATATTTGGGTAGACATCCAGAAGATGGATGTATTTTTGCATCCGCAACATGCTGACCAGTTTTTCTTTTTGATCGATCAATTGTGCCCAGTCTAAAGGCATATTACAAGATCCTAAACCGGCGAACCGAGGGTTTCTTGCCATTGTGTAAACTTCAGCGGCTCGAATAAGGAATTTGGATGGAACGCAGCCTACATTGACACAGGTGCCTCCAATGACTCCAGATTCAACAATCCCAACTTTTGCTCCTAGTTCACTTGCTTTTATCGCAGCAGCGAAGGCAGCAGAACCTCCCCCCACAATCAAAAGATCATAATCTTTGCCCTTCTCTTCGCTCTCCATTCCTATTGGCATCCGTTTGATGATAGTGCCCTGGTAACCTAATGCTTTGATTGTTTGTAGAACTTCCTGCTCGTTCCATTGCTGGGTAGTAACAAGGCTTGCTCTTTTGGAGCGCCAATCCGTTATCAGAACTTTTTCAATCCCCTGGAGTTTTTGAAGAGCTCTTATAAGATGCGTTGCACAATCTTCGCATTTCATCCCTTCAATCTGGAGAAGAACATTAGATTTCACTGTAGTTAGCCTCCTTCAGCATATTGCTCTTTTTAGAGAATTTAAAGGTTGGACTATAGTCCAGAGTCAACGGAATTTGTAAGGAGGCAATAAAAATAAATTTATCATGCCAAACCCTACAATTAAGCCGACAGAGTGTGTGTTTTATCACAACATTGCTACCAGCTTTTGTACCAATTCTTACACGAAGCTTCTTTTATAAGAGCGAAATCAACGAATCTCCAGAATCGATGTAATGGGTTGGCAAGCAACACCAATAAAAGAGAAGACAAAGAAAAGTTGCGTCATTCAAGGGAGAAGAATTGGCACAGCTTTTGCTAGAATGCTTAAAAAAATAAAGGAGGTACTCGATGACTGCTGCTTTGACTCAAACTCCAAAAGCAAAGAATTTTCAGCGTTTGAAAGCCTTGGGACTTTCCGTTACTTCCACTATTCAGCATCAAGGATGCGGTTCGAAGGGAGGCAGCGGAAAATCGAGTTGTGGCTCTGGAGCGGGAGCAGGAGATCTTCCAGAGGAAATTTGGGAAAAAGTAAAAAATCATCCCTGTTATAGCGAAGAAGCACACCATTATTATGCGCGAATGCATGTGGCTGTGGCGCCAGCATGTAATATTCAATGCAATTATTGCAACAGAAAGTATGACTGTGCGAATGAAAGCCGACCAGGGGTGGTAAGCGAAAGGCTTACCCCAGAAGAAGCAGCTAAGAAGGTTTTGGCTGTTGCCTCACTCATTCCTCAGATGACTGTTCTTGGGATAGCAGGTCCAGGAGATCCTTTAGCCAATCCGGATAAGACATTTAAAACTTTTGAACTTGTAGCAAAGAAAGCTCCAGACATAAAGCTTTGTCTCTCAACCAACGGACTAGCATTACCAGAGTATGTAAAACGAATCAAGGATTTCAATGTGGATCATGTAACCATTACGATCAATATGATAGATCCAGAGGTGGGGGAGAAAATTTATCCCTGGGTGTTTTATAAACATAAAAGGTATAAAGGCAAAGAGGCAGCGAAGATTCTTTCGGAAAGGCAGTTAGAAGGATTAGAGATGCTTACGGCTGAAAAGATCCTTTGCAAGATCAACTCCGTGATGATCCCTGGGATTAACGACGAACACCTAATAGAGGTTAACAAAGCTGTGAAATCACGTGGAGCGTTTCTTCATAATATCATGCCCCTTATTTCGGCACCTGAGCATGGAACATACTTTGGATTGACAGGACAGAGAGGGCCGACAGCACAGGAATTGAAAGCTCTGCAGGACAAATGTGAAGGACAGATGAACATGATGAGGCATTGCAGGCAATGCCGTGCTGATGCGGTAGGATTGCTTGGGGAAGATAGGAGTAGTGAATTTACCAAAGAGAAGATCGCCTCCATTGAGGTGAATTACGATATGGAAACGAGAAAAGCTTACAAAATGCAAGTCGAGCAGGAAAGGCAAATGAGAGTGGCGGAAAGAGAGAAGGAATTAAAAGAAATAGCTAAAGAAAATAGTGAACTGAAGATTTTGGTTGCGGTCGCCACGAAAGGTGGGGGAAAAATCAACGAGCATTTTGGGCATGCTAAGGAATTCCAAATTTATGAGCTTAGTACGAAAGGCTCGAAATTCATCGGTCATCGTAGAGTCGATCTCTATTGCCAGGGTGGTTATGGAGAAGAAGATGCGCTTGAAACCGTTATTCGGGCTATAAGGGATTGTGTTGCTGTGTTTGTAGCAAAAATAGGATCTTGCCCGAAAGAAGCTTTAGAGAAGGCTGGCATAGAGACCGTTGACGGTTTTGCTTATGAATATATCGAAAAGGCCGCTCTGAGTTATTTCAAAGAGTATCTTAGAAAGGTCAATGCTGGATTGATTCATCCAACCAAAAAAGAAGATGCTCTTATTCGACAGGGGGCATTAGTGACTTTGAATTAAAACTGATGAACAAAAAGGAGAAAAAGTATGGCATATAAGATCGTTGCATCCCAATGTACAGGATGTTCTGCTTGTGAACCGGAGTGCCCAAATGGTGCTATTTATGAAAAAGAAGGCATTTTCGCCATAGATCCTGAAAAATGCACAGAATGTATAGGGTTTTTTGATGAACCGCAATGCGTATCTGTCTGTCCGGTAGACAATACTTGTGTGATTGATAAAAGCCGCCCACGATACAAAGCCAAAAAATAGCTATGAAAATATCGATTACACCCAAGGCAAAACAATTTATTAGTCGGATGATCCGGATGTGTGGAGGGACAAAAAGTGCGGGCATGCGATTGATTGTTGGAGAAGGAGGCTGCTCAGGGTTTACTACGGACTTTAGCGTTGTCGAGGAGCCACAGCAATCCGATACCACATGGGAGGATGGTGTTAGGCTCTTTATTCCAAAAGAATGCCTTCCTTACTTTGAAGAAGCCATCGTCCATTTTGTTGAGACTCCCACTGAGACTAGACTGATTGTGCTATCAGGAAGGAAAAATAATAATAGCTGTAGCTGTTCCTCTCTCCCTCCAGATTAGTCCAATGGATAAAACCCCATATGGATGAGTTTTATCTGAGTGAAGGACATCAAAGGAAAGAGGCACAGGCCAAAAGCAAGGAAATCGTATGCGAAGCTGCTGCTCAAATGATGTGGATGCTTATGGTATTCCAGAAGATTATTGGGGAGAGCTGGTGGAGGAAGCTGCTAGGGAGCTGAAAGAGGCTGCCAAAGCATATCCCAACAAAGAAAAAGTACTCTTTCATTTATATAAGGCCTTTGAAAAGGCTGGTAAGCATATTACCGTTCTGATTGGCTTCTACCGGTTTTACTTTTATCAGAGTGATCTGTTGCAGTCTATATATTGGGGAAGATTGTGTATGGAGGAAACAGCAAAAAAATTGAGGATAAATGAAAACTGGATGGATTTGACTGAAGATCAGATAGAAATGTTAAAATGCGCTGACAATCCTCTGGTTGATCTCTACTTAAGAGCTTTTCATGCTGTGGCCTATCTGCTTGGGCGAGCGGGCAATAAAGAGGAAGCCTTAAAAATGCTCCAATTATTAACCAAAATTGATGTAACGAGTCAAATAGGTGCTAGTAGGCTAGCGAATATTCTTAAAGGAGAGGACAATCAGTGAAAGATCTTTCGAAAGAATGTTTAGATTGGGAAGGGAAGCCAGTTGACTGCACCCAATGCCCTCATAAGGAATTAAAATCTAGGGGCAAATGTAGGAAAGGGGAAGCATGTATTCAGGATAGGTATGCGAAAAGAATTGAACGCTTTTTCGAAAGAAATCCAACCTTGGCTACTAGTTATTTGATGCATCCCTATTTTGAAATTCGGGCAATTGCTCTGAGGCATGTCGATGGGCATCATCAAATTCGGATGTCGATGGATCCCGACGATACGGTGAGAATGAGTGCTGCTTACTATGTACCCAAAAAGTTTCTCCTCCGATTGCGTTTTGATAAGAGCCGGGATGTGCGTATTAGGGCTGCTGGATTATTGGAGGGGTTGGATCTTGTCCCGATGCTGATTGATCCCGATTATTATGTTAGACAGATAGTTGCTAGAAAAATTCCGGTCGAATGGTTGATTTTTATGGTTTCAGATCCTGAAGCTGCCGTACGGATTGAGGTTGCCAAGAGAATAGGGGAAGAAGGATTGAACATCCTTGCCAATGATTTGAACGAAGAAGTCAGGCTGACGGTTGTCTCTAGACTAGACTCGAATGAATTGAGCCGATTTATCAATGATCCTAGCTGGAAAGTAAGATTTGAAGTAGTGCGGAGAATTCATCCTGCTTCTTTACAGATTTTTTGTCAAGACCAGGATTCCTTTGTGAGAGAATTTGCTAAGCTTCGAATGGAAGAGCTCTATGGCCAAACACAAAACAATCAGTTGAAAAAAGGATGGGGAAAGAAGAAAGACGATGAAAGAGAAGGACATCAATGAGCTTGATGGCCCGCCTGTATTTGAGTTTGGCCAAAAGGTTAGGAGTAGAAAAAATATTCGCAATGATGGAACATTTCCTGGAAAAGAGATAGGAGAAATTCTGGTTAAAAAAGGGGAAATTGGTTATGTCAGCAGTATTGGGACCTTTCTTCAAAAATACTATATTTATGGGGTTGATTTTATCGAAAGAGGCTATCTGGTCGGAATGAAGGCTGAAGAATTAGAAAGAGTCGATGAAGACGGTAACAAAGAGGGATAGGGTCTATTTAGATTACAATGCCACTACCCCGCTTTTAGAGGAAGTATATGAGGCGATGCTTCCCTGGCTAAAAGACAAATTTGGTAATCCTTCAAGCAGTCATCGAGAAGGCAAGGAAGCCAAAGAGACCCTGTTTCATTGCCGAAAGAAAATTGCAGAGTTTCTTGGAACAAGGACGGAAGAAATCATTTTCACAAGCGGTTGTACAGAAAGCATTGGATTGGCTTTAAGGGGTGTTTTGTTGGGTTCAGCGCACAAAAATAAAATTGTCATTTCCGCTGTTGAACATCCGGCCGTTTTCAGTCTTGTGAAGCTCTTAGAAAAAGAAAGTGTCCAGTTTTCTATCCTGCCTGTTGAAAGAGATGGTTCGCTTAATCTTGAACAACTGGAAAAATCTCTGGATGGCTCTGTTGGGATTCTTAGCCTTCTATGGGCTAATAATGAAACAGGGGTTCTTTTTCCTATTGAACAGATCAGCCGAATGGCCAAAGCCAAAGGGATACTTTTTCATGTGGATGGTGCTCAGGTCGTGGGTAAAATAAAGATCCGTCTAGCAGAGCTTGGTATAGATTTGTTTTCATTTTCTGCCCATAAATGCTATGGGCCGAAGGGCGTTGGAGTGCTTTATGTAAGAAAGGGAGTTTCTCTTACCCCTTTGATTCCTGGACATCAGGAAAGAAATAGAAGAGGCGGAACGGAAAATGTTGCTGGTATTGTGGGAATGGCGAAAGCCTGTGAACTTGCAGAATCAAAGATAATGCGGGAGAGTGGTCGGATTCAAAAATTACGTGACTGGATGGAACAAAAAATTGAACAGGAATTACCTGGGATTGTGATAGTGGCAAAAAATAATAATCGAATTTGGAATACATCTAACATCATTTTTTCAGGAACCGACTCTGAAGAGCTATTGAATTATCTTGACCAGAAGGGGATTGCTGTTTCTACAGGCTCAGCTTGTATGAGCGGCAGCCAAGAACCTTCGCATGTGCTTTTAGCTATGGGATTTGATCGAAAAGAAGCCTCTTCGGCTTTAAGAATTTCTCTGGGTTTTGAAACGACTCAAGAAGAAATTGAAATTTTTCTTCAAGCCCTTTTCTCTTTTTTTAGTGTAGAAGCTTTCAGTAACGCAGCGAAGTGAAAAAAGAGCAGCCTTCAATGCCCCTATAAATGGCATAATAGATGCTCAGTATTTGAAAGAAGTTTATGATGATGGATATATGTCTACAAAATCAACTTTTAAAAAAGAAAGACTGTAATATTCCTTACAATCTTCTACAACTCTTGAAGAAGAGCGTTGGTTATGTTCTATCGAAATTTGGTTCTGCAAATAGTGATCCATTCATTCCTGGTCTTGGTTTGCCAAAAGAAGAACTGTCAAAAATGGCAGTTTTTTTTGAAATGAGTCTGATTGGTTCCAAGGATGGCAACTTAGGGACCTATCTAGAGCTGTACGAAGAACACAAAATGCTTGTTCAATTGTTTCTTCGTTATCGCAATTATTTTGGGGAGGTATCCCTGTGGATAGCCCACCTTCTTGCAACAGCCTCACTAGGAGACAATCATCTTTGGCAGGATCTTGGCTTAGAGAGTAGAAAGGAGCTTGGGGCAATCTTAGAAGCTTTTTTTCTTCCTCTTTTCAGCTCCAATAGGGAAGATATGCGCTGGAAGAAATTTTTTATAGAAAATTATGCGAAGAAGAGGGAATCTTCGTATGTAAGGCTCCAAATTGTAAAGACTGTTCAGATAGACCGCTTTGTTATGGTCCAGAATGAAAAACAATGCAATCATATAGAAAGGAATAGCTTATGAGTACTGGTTATGTGTTTGAGGATAAGATAGTAGAAGTAGAATGGCTTGCACAAAATTTAAATTCTCTTGCTCCGGATATTCGGATTATTGAAAGCAACGAAGACGTGTTGCTTTATGATACGGGACATATTCCTGGTGCCGTACATATTGATTGGCGCAAGGATTTGCAAGACCCAATTATTCGCGATTATATTTCTGCGGAAAAGTTTGCTGAACTTTGTTCCCGTAATGGCATAACTCCGAATACGATCTGTATATTTTATGGGGACAAATCTAACTGGTGGGCTTGTTATGCGCTGTGGGCCTTTGAATTGTTTGGACATAAAAAATCGAAAATCCTTAATGGGGGCCGGGACAAATGGATTAAGCTTGGTCTTCCACTAACAAAAGAAAAACCTTTTTTTGAAAAGACTCATTATCCAGTCCCCTCTAAAAGAATGGATGAAGACATTCGGATCTTTTATAATGGTGTGCTCGATTTTTTAAAGGCGAAGGGTCCGCTGATTGATGTACGCAGCCCAGGAGAATACTCTGGAGAGCTTCTTCACATGCCTGAATATCCACAAGAAGGGGTGCTACGGGGAGGTCACATTCCAGGAGCCAAAAGTGTTCCTTGGAAAACGGCTGTGAAAGAAGACGGCACATTTAAATCCGTTGCTGAGCTGCGTGAGATTTATGAAAAACAAGCTGGATTAGATCCTGAAAAAGAAACAGTCGTGTATTGTCGCATTGGCGAACGTTCTAGCCATACCTGGTTTGTATTGAAGTATTTATTGGGTCATAAAAATGTAAAAAATTATGACGGTTCTTGGACGGAATGGGGGAACAAAGTGGGTGCTCCAATAGAGCGCTGAGTAAAGAATTAGTTCACATTTCTCTTTTTCCATACCGTGAGTTTTGATGCTTGAACTACCTCAAGGCGATGATTTGCCAGTTGGTGAGGAAGGCAGACATCTTTTTGCAGGCAGTAGAATTGTCATGTCATTTTTAGCAGGCACCTTCTCTGCAAGCCACCGGACCTTTCTCTATTTAGAATTTTTTGATTGCTATCCCGTATTTTTTCAGAGCATAACCAAGTTGCCTGGGGGTAATGTTTAGCAGGCGTGCTGCTTTAGCTTGTACCCAACCACATTTTTCCATTGCTTGGATGATTTTTTCCTTAGGATCATCAGATACCAATGGACTGTAAAAAGAAGGTCTATGGGTTTCTTCTTTGTGAAAAGTCTCTTCGGTAGAAGAGACGATGGGGGTGGAGATCACATGTAAATCTTTTTTCCATAAAATGGGCGAAGAACATTGGTTTCTACGGCAGGCAACGTCCACTTCTTCAATCCAGTTATTCTTTGAATTGGTTGCGGCTCTTTCTAGACAATTTTCTAATTCCCTTACATTCCCTGGCCAATGACAATTGATTAAAAGATTAAGGGCTTCAGGAGTAATTTTTAATTTTCTATTCAACTCCCTCCCAATTTTGTTCAAAATGTGCTCGGCCAACAGGGGGATGTCTTCTTTTCGTTCTCGTAAAGGCGGCAGAAAGATAGAAACGACATTTATCCGAAAATAAAGATCGGCTCGAAATTCTCCTTTAAGCACAGCATCTTCAAGATT
Encoded proteins:
- the nifN gene encoding nitrogenase iron-molybdenum cofactor biosynthesis protein NifN, which gives rise to MATIIHSKKACSVSPLKMSQPIGGALAFMGINRSMPVLHGSQGCTAFGLVLFVRHFREMIPLQTTAMNEVTTIMGGLENIEQAIVNIYKRAHPALIGICSTGLTETKGDDVESYLKIVRQRHPEVEDCPLVYVSTPDFVGAFQDGWGKAVSKMIEVLVEESSETVKGQINILAGSHLSAADIEEIKEMVEDFGLRAIILPDISGSLDGHVPEDFTPTTIGGTPLEKLKEMGKSEVTIAIGEQMRAAAMALEIKTGVPFYIFERLTGLASVDLFIERLSIIAQKPVPNKYRRQRSQLVDAMLDCQFYFGGLTIALGAEPDLLWAIGNFLVEMGAKITVAITTTESVLLPNMPCETVTIGDLEDLETMAKDADLMLTHSHGRGASRRLGIPLYRIGLPMFDRVGAAHRLSVGYRGSRNILFEITNLLIEQEEKKEEEKERTHFYTSLSG
- the nifX gene encoding nitrogen fixation protein NifX, with translation MKVAFATQDLNRVDAHFGWAKNIVIYEVSQDGYQHLQTVSFDGELKEDGNEDKLEPKLEVIKDCSILYVAAIGGSGAARVVAKGIHPIKSNNCEPIKDILVKLQQILNGTPPPWLRKAMNKGREKIMNFEEE
- a CDS encoding NifX-associated nitrogen fixation protein — encoded protein: MKLKEEKIDSELIKEFITELVNQLRAQDTYGNWEGKKNEELLKDYIIDAQKRKEIPIIGDPDPDILWRIELFFNAVALTIEKKTGVLVVPMMSMHHEGFGRVVLFGGRLVVINKTLRDVHRFGYPSLEKLGEAGAKYATLGIEMISRFPEAARFEG
- a CDS encoding inorganic diphosphatase yields the protein MTSPFTYHRQGVSHPWHDISPGINGLPSQFNAVIEVSKGSSNKYELDKETGLLRLDRVLYSAVYYPANYGFIPQTLAEDKDPLDVLVLGDEPVLPMTLVHARTIGLMVMEDQGQLDHKVVCVLTSDPEYSHLNDIHELPIHKLRVIRRFFEDYKALEHKKVVVEDFLPSKEAFPIIEESLERYRNWKMNKRS
- a CDS encoding MerR family transcriptional regulator, giving the protein MSQKIINRPLTIGKVANLAGVGVETIRFYERKGLLPKPARSLSGYRLFDQNALKTISFIKRAKELGLSLNEIKELLFLPKEGSCQRVLQKVMMKIEDLEKK
- the merA gene encoding mercury(II) reductase; translated protein: MKCEDCATHLIRALQKLQGIEKVLITDWRSKRASLVTTQQWNEQEVLQTIKALGYQGTIIKRMPIGMESEEKGKDYDLLIVGGGSAAFAAAIKASELGAKVGIVESGVIGGTCVNVGCVPSKFLIRAAEVYTMARNPRFAGLGSCNMPLDWAQLIDQKEKLVSMLRMQKYIHLLDVYPNISLIEGKARLMAGNQLIVNNKTYTSRKILLATGSSPSIPPIPGLKETGFLDSTTALSLKTLPSSLAIIGGGAIGLELGQMFARFGVKVNIIEALPSIAMSEEPEIREQLSLYLKEERIELFTNTQVRYVEKTGENGCFISIQNGEKETGLRVEKILVTTGRSPNTAELGLEEVGVKKGNRGEILVDPFLRTTNPDIYAAGDCAGFPQFVYVSAFTGGVAAENAITGAKRSIDFSSLPRVTFTDPQIASVGLTEAQAKKEGLNVITTIFPVKEVPKAIISSDTRGLIKLVSEANTGKLLGAHLLAAAAGDFIQEAVLAIRHGLTIQDIVDAFHPYLTMSEAIKLAALSFKKDVGHLSCCAS
- the nifB gene encoding nitrogenase cofactor biosynthesis protein NifB, whose amino-acid sequence is MTAALTQTPKAKNFQRLKALGLSVTSTIQHQGCGSKGGSGKSSCGSGAGAGDLPEEIWEKVKNHPCYSEEAHHYYARMHVAVAPACNIQCNYCNRKYDCANESRPGVVSERLTPEEAAKKVLAVASLIPQMTVLGIAGPGDPLANPDKTFKTFELVAKKAPDIKLCLSTNGLALPEYVKRIKDFNVDHVTITINMIDPEVGEKIYPWVFYKHKRYKGKEAAKILSERQLEGLEMLTAEKILCKINSVMIPGINDEHLIEVNKAVKSRGAFLHNIMPLISAPEHGTYFGLTGQRGPTAQELKALQDKCEGQMNMMRHCRQCRADAVGLLGEDRSSEFTKEKIASIEVNYDMETRKAYKMQVEQERQMRVAEREKELKEIAKENSELKILVAVATKGGGKINEHFGHAKEFQIYELSTKGSKFIGHRRVDLYCQGGYGEEDALETVIRAIRDCVAVFVAKIGSCPKEALEKAGIETVDGFAYEYIEKAALSYFKEYLRKVNAGLIHPTKKEDALIRQGALVTLN
- a CDS encoding YfhL family 4Fe-4S dicluster ferredoxin, with the translated sequence MAYKIVASQCTGCSACEPECPNGAIYEKEGIFAIDPEKCTECIGFFDEPQCVSVCPVDNTCVIDKSRPRYKAKK
- a CDS encoding HesB/IscA family protein, coding for MKISITPKAKQFISRMIRMCGGTKSAGMRLIVGEGGCSGFTTDFSVVEEPQQSDTTWEDGVRLFIPKECLPYFEEAIVHFVETPTETRLIVLSGRKNNNSCSCSSLPPD